From the genome of Streptomyces sp. NBC_01317, one region includes:
- a CDS encoding prephenate dehydratase, with the protein MTVIAYQGEPGSNSATAVAHLYPGSQGLPCSGFDQALDAVLLGSADLAVIPVDNSAAGRVADVHHLLPDSGLSIIGEYFLDIRFDLMGVPDGSLEQVETVRSHVHALSQCRKVLREGGWRTLVSDDTAGAAREVAESRDPRQAALAPPAAAQLHGLRVLKSGVEDDPDNTTRFVVLSRDPARAPDAGVPTVTSLFFLVRNIPSALYKALGGFASNAVNLTKIESYQLGAGTQPSRFYIEIEGSPDETRVAHSLDELHFFSSEVRVLGVYPAHPRRFRNR; encoded by the coding sequence ATGACAGTCATCGCTTACCAGGGCGAACCAGGCTCCAATTCGGCGACCGCGGTGGCCCACTTGTACCCCGGAAGCCAGGGGCTGCCCTGCTCCGGCTTCGACCAGGCGCTGGACGCCGTGCTCCTGGGGTCCGCCGACCTGGCGGTCATCCCGGTGGACAACTCGGCGGCCGGACGGGTGGCGGACGTGCACCACCTGCTGCCGGACTCCGGCCTGTCCATCATCGGGGAGTACTTCCTCGACATCCGCTTCGACCTCATGGGCGTACCGGACGGGTCGCTGGAGCAGGTCGAGACCGTACGCAGCCACGTCCACGCGCTCAGTCAGTGCCGGAAGGTCCTGCGGGAGGGCGGCTGGCGGACTCTTGTCAGCGATGACACCGCGGGTGCCGCTCGTGAGGTGGCGGAGTCGCGCGATCCCCGGCAGGCGGCACTCGCCCCGCCGGCCGCGGCGCAGCTGCACGGGCTGCGGGTCCTGAAGTCCGGTGTCGAGGATGATCCGGACAACACCACGCGCTTCGTCGTCCTCTCGCGCGATCCGGCACGTGCGCCGGACGCCGGCGTTCCGACGGTGACAAGTCTGTTCTTCCTGGTACGCAACATTCCCAGTGCGCTCTACAAGGCGCTGGGCGGGTTCGCCAGCAACGCGGTCAACCTCACCAAGATCGAGAGCTACCAGCTCGGGGCCGGGACGCAGCCCAGCCGCTTCTACATCGAGATCGAGGGCAGTCCCGACGAGACCCGCGTGGCCCACTCCCTGGACGAACTGCACTTCTTCTCTTCCGAGGTACGCGTTCTGGGCGTCTACCCCGCGCATCCGCGCCGCTTCCGTAACCGTTAG
- a CDS encoding class I SAM-dependent methyltransferase — MSGPADAAWERAVFAVAPAFNAFTLPVACRLVPRRIAAIGQEQHTKKNAPVPRRAPSGAGRAHRTHESEEMTVDSQFDTAVAAYESSMEEMPFREHVEAYSFLKAVGDVVGRNVLDLGCGSGLYARRLRRAGAARAVGMDESAAMVEHARRREEGEGLGVEYLAANAADPAAGDLSDIAGSFDVVTAVYVLPYASSRQALEGFCATARRALRATGGRFVAAVLNPEFSTDPQWYRGYGMLLSSQRSPAEGTPGHLRAWVGPEVLDLDFFRWSAAAHEQALEAAGFDRVSWIRPTVSEEGRTKYGEAFWANYLDCPHALIIDAHAGPTAVSERRARPAEDTAGVPKR; from the coding sequence ATGTCGGGCCCGGCCGATGCGGCTTGGGAACGGGCGGTCTTCGCCGTCGCTCCGGCGTTCAACGCGTTCACGCTTCCGGTCGCCTGCCGGCTCGTACCTCGCCGTATCGCGGCGATAGGACAAGAACAGCACACGAAGAAGAACGCACCCGTGCCCCGCCGGGCACCCTCCGGGGCCGGCCGTGCACACCGAACACATGAGAGCGAGGAGATGACGGTGGATTCCCAGTTCGACACAGCGGTGGCGGCGTACGAGAGCAGCATGGAGGAGATGCCGTTCCGGGAGCACGTCGAGGCGTACAGCTTCCTGAAAGCGGTCGGTGACGTCGTCGGGCGGAATGTGCTCGACCTCGGGTGTGGCAGCGGGTTGTACGCCCGTCGGTTGCGCCGTGCCGGGGCGGCCCGTGCGGTGGGGATGGACGAGTCGGCCGCCATGGTGGAGCACGCCCGGCGGCGCGAGGAAGGCGAGGGGCTGGGTGTGGAGTACCTGGCTGCGAACGCCGCCGACCCCGCCGCCGGAGACCTGTCGGACATCGCCGGTTCATTCGACGTGGTCACGGCCGTGTACGTGCTCCCCTACGCGTCCAGCCGGCAGGCGCTGGAGGGGTTCTGCGCGACGGCGCGGCGAGCGCTGCGCGCGACGGGCGGGCGGTTCGTGGCCGCGGTCCTCAACCCGGAGTTCTCCACGGACCCGCAGTGGTACCGGGGCTATGGCATGCTCCTGAGCTCGCAGCGGTCACCGGCGGAGGGCACGCCGGGGCACCTGCGGGCCTGGGTCGGGCCGGAGGTGTTGGACCTGGACTTCTTCCGCTGGTCCGCGGCAGCGCACGAGCAGGCTCTCGAGGCGGCGGGATTCGACCGTGTCTCATGGATTCGTCCGACCGTCTCAGAAGAGGGCCGGACGAAGTACGGGGAGGCGTTCTGGGCGAACTACCTCGACTGTCCTCACGCGCTGATCATCGACGCGCACGCCGGCCCCACGGCTGTATCCGAACGCCGGGCCCGCCCGGCTGAGGACACCGCAGGGGTCCCGAAGAGGTGA
- a CDS encoding cytochrome P450, producing MATTIPDELTWPDSFPTRGHGLPPEMFDLLRRERPVAPVTFPSGHRAWLVTRRTDITAIGSSRNFSRDLTCPGGQRIAGDDFNSVPGGIFNLDPPEHTTVRRVVQPFFSPAAATALQPAIALAASDLATALRDGPNPADLHRAYAHPLAATLACDLMRVAPLQRRKIVPRLRSQVDYTTPAAKIDTSTRWMLDFAAEVIEAKTADYDDGREPRDPVEALIRAHHQGTITSEHLHATVMYLFVTSAEPVTGPVTTGVYTLLRHGDQLARVLRDPGLWPTAVAELLRLHHNGMTSMPRLALADTELHGVRIRAGDAVVTPWVAATWDPEHYKQPERFRLDRSTREDPAITFGTGPHFCLGVNIARLYLQTALSTLFTHLPDLALAAKHEDIAWEPDTYLFTRPTELPVTWS from the coding sequence GTGGCAACGACGATTCCCGATGAACTGACCTGGCCCGACTCCTTCCCCACCCGCGGACACGGCCTGCCCCCTGAGATGTTCGACCTCCTGCGCCGCGAACGGCCGGTGGCCCCGGTTACCTTCCCTTCCGGCCACCGCGCCTGGCTGGTGACCCGCCGCACCGACATCACCGCGATCGGATCCAGCCGCAACTTCTCCCGCGACCTCACCTGCCCCGGCGGGCAGCGCATCGCCGGAGACGACTTCAACAGCGTGCCCGGCGGCATCTTCAACCTCGACCCGCCCGAGCACACCACCGTACGGCGCGTAGTGCAGCCGTTCTTCAGCCCGGCCGCCGCGACGGCCCTCCAACCCGCCATCGCCCTGGCCGCCTCCGACCTGGCGACCGCACTGCGTGACGGTCCCAACCCCGCAGATCTGCACCGCGCCTACGCCCACCCGCTCGCGGCGACCCTGGCCTGCGACCTCATGCGCGTGGCACCACTCCAACGCCGCAAGATCGTGCCCCGGCTGCGCTCGCAGGTCGACTACACGACACCAGCCGCCAAGATCGACACCTCCACCCGGTGGATGCTCGACTTCGCCGCCGAAGTCATCGAAGCCAAAACGGCCGACTACGACGACGGACGCGAACCGCGCGACCCGGTCGAAGCGCTGATCCGCGCCCACCACCAGGGGACCATCACCTCGGAGCACCTGCACGCCACGGTGATGTACCTGTTCGTCACCTCCGCCGAACCCGTCACCGGCCCGGTCACCACCGGCGTCTACACCCTGCTGCGACACGGCGACCAACTCGCCCGCGTCCTGCGCGACCCCGGTCTGTGGCCCACCGCGGTGGCCGAACTCCTGCGACTGCACCACAACGGCATGACCTCGATGCCCCGGCTCGCCCTGGCCGACACCGAACTGCACGGGGTGCGCATCCGGGCCGGCGACGCCGTCGTCACCCCCTGGGTCGCCGCGACCTGGGACCCCGAGCACTACAAACAACCAGAGCGATTCCGCCTCGACCGCAGCACACGGGAGGACCCGGCCATCACCTTCGGCACCGGCCCCCACTTCTGCCTCGGCGTCAACATCGCCCGCCTGTACCTGCAGACCGCGCTCTCAACCCTCTTCACGCATCTGCCGGACCTGGCCTTGGCGGCCAAACACGAGGACATCGCCTGGGAACCGGACACCTACCTGTTCACCCGACCGACGGAACTGCCCGTCACCTGGTCCTGA
- a CDS encoding MDR family MFS transporter, producing MSSTSAASADIGPVGTGEAPRTGYTHQQIMVILSGLLLGMFLAALDQTVVSTAIYKIGESLDGLTAQAWVTTAFLITSTIATPMYGKLSDQYGRKPFFLFAIAVFITGSALCTLSTSMYMLAGFRAFQGIGAGGLFSLAFAIIGDIIAPRERAKYQGYFMAVFGTSSVLGPVVGGALAGQDTLLGIDGWRWIFLINVPIGVVALIVVAKVLHLEHHRREHRIDFAGALALVVALVPLLIVAEQGRTWGWGSGSSLACYVIGAAGVVGFLVAEHRAGDDALLPMRLFRNGVFAVGAAQSTIIGIGMFGGITLLPLYLQLVKGNSPTKAGLLTLPLVLGIMALSVVAGQITSRTGRYKIFPIIGGGLLVIGMLMLWRLSADSGLVYTDISMFVVGAGLGLNMQTIVLAMQNAVPPRDIGVATSSTTFFRQMGGTAGVAVFLSIVYSVVGGKISDAFADARGTAAFQAAAKAHPDQLKTLTSASSGSAGTLDNTSFLNHLDPVLAHPFKVGFTNAVTVAFLVGAVVLVFAFILAFFIKEVPLRTTAAAFTKEPAESEAK from the coding sequence ATGAGTTCCACCAGCGCCGCGTCCGCCGATATCGGCCCGGTCGGTACGGGGGAGGCGCCGAGAACCGGTTACACCCACCAGCAGATCATGGTCATCCTGTCCGGTCTGCTGCTCGGGATGTTCCTGGCGGCCCTGGACCAGACCGTCGTCTCGACCGCGATCTACAAGATCGGTGAAAGCCTCGACGGGCTGACCGCCCAGGCCTGGGTGACCACGGCGTTCCTCATCACGTCGACGATCGCCACGCCGATGTACGGCAAACTGTCCGACCAGTACGGGCGCAAGCCCTTCTTCCTCTTCGCCATCGCGGTGTTCATCACCGGCTCGGCGCTCTGCACCCTCTCCACCTCGATGTACATGCTCGCCGGGTTCCGCGCGTTCCAGGGCATAGGCGCCGGCGGCCTGTTCTCCCTCGCCTTCGCGATCATCGGCGACATCATCGCGCCGCGTGAACGCGCGAAGTACCAGGGTTACTTCATGGCCGTCTTCGGTACGTCCAGCGTGCTCGGCCCGGTCGTCGGCGGCGCGCTGGCCGGCCAGGACACCCTGCTCGGCATCGACGGCTGGCGCTGGATCTTCCTCATCAACGTCCCGATCGGCGTCGTGGCGCTGATCGTGGTGGCCAAGGTCCTCCACCTGGAGCACCACCGGCGCGAGCACCGCATCGACTTCGCGGGTGCCCTCGCGCTCGTGGTCGCGCTGGTGCCCCTGCTGATCGTCGCGGAACAGGGCAGGACGTGGGGCTGGGGTTCCGGCTCCTCGCTCGCCTGCTACGTCATCGGCGCGGCCGGCGTCGTCGGCTTCCTGGTCGCCGAGCACCGGGCCGGGGACGACGCGCTGCTGCCGATGCGGCTCTTCCGCAACGGCGTGTTCGCCGTCGGGGCCGCCCAGTCGACGATCATCGGTATCGGCATGTTCGGCGGCATCACGCTGCTGCCGCTCTACCTCCAGCTCGTCAAGGGCAACTCCCCGACCAAGGCGGGTCTGCTGACCCTCCCCCTGGTGCTGGGCATCATGGCGCTCTCGGTCGTCGCGGGTCAGATCACCTCACGGACCGGCCGGTACAAGATCTTCCCGATCATCGGCGGCGGACTGCTCGTCATCGGCATGCTCATGCTGTGGCGGCTGTCGGCCGACAGCGGCCTCGTCTACACGGACATCTCGATGTTCGTGGTCGGCGCCGGTCTGGGGCTGAACATGCAGACCATCGTGCTGGCCATGCAGAACGCCGTGCCGCCGCGTGACATCGGGGTCGCCACCTCGTCCACCACGTTCTTCCGGCAGATGGGCGGTACGGCGGGTGTCGCCGTGTTCCTGTCGATCGTCTACTCCGTGGTGGGCGGCAAGATCAGCGACGCCTTCGCCGACGCACGCGGCACAGCCGCCTTCCAGGCCGCCGCGAAGGCCCACCCCGACCAGCTCAAGACACTGACGTCGGCGTCCTCCGGCTCGGCGGGCACACTCGACAACACGTCGTTCCTCAACCACCTCGACCCCGTTCTCGCCCACCCCTTCAAGGTCGGCTTCACGAACGCGGTCACGGTCGCGTTCCTGGTGGGCGCCGTGGTGTTGGTGTTCGCCTTCATCCTCGCCTTCTTCATCAAGGAGGTGCCGCTGCGCACCACGGCGGCGGCCTTCACGAAGGAGCCGGCCGAGAGCGAGGCGAAGTAA
- a CDS encoding IS5 family transposase (programmed frameshift) has product MGGDRRGELSDAEWERLRPFLPVSNGRCGRWRDHRQVIYGILHRVRTGVHRRDLPERFGPWKTVYERHRLWSADGTWERLLRQVQAAADAAGEIDWDVSVDSTSVRAHQHAAGARTAPPPVPGRSKGAGRGTPGRIAVAESGRPAGGGGAGGEGLGRSLGGFTSKIHLSADGRCRPLSLIITPGQRADCTQFAPVLEKIRVPRQGIGRPRKKPDSVAADKAYSNGPCRQYLRQRGIRHTIPEKADSQAARQRRGSRGGRPPGFDRDRYKKRNTVERAINKLKNHRAVATRYDKRGYVFLGTVAAASVAIWLRT; this is encoded by the exons GTGGGTGGGGATCGGCGTGGTGAGCTGTCGGATGCCGAGTGGGAGCGGCTGCGGCCGTTCCTGCCGGTGAGCAATGGCCGGTGCGGGCGGTGGCGTGACCATCGTCAGGTGATCTACGGGATTCTGCACCGGGTGCGGACCGGGGTGCACCGGCGTGATCTCCCGGAGCGGTTCGGGCCCTGGAAAACCGTCTACGAACGCCACCGGCTGTGGTCGGCGGACGGTACCTGGGAACGTCTGCTGCGGCAGGTCCAGGCCGCGGCCGACGCGGCCGGAGAGATCGACTGGGATGTGTCGGTGGACTCCACCAGCGTGCGCGCCCACCAGCACGCGGCCGGCGCCCGGACCGCTCCACCGCCAGTCCCGGGCAGGTCAAAGGGGGCC GGCCGTGGAACACCAGGCCGAATTGCCGTGGCAGAGTCGGGTCGCCCGGCTGGTGGAGGTGGTGCGGGAGGTGAGGGCCTGGGCCGCTCGCTGGGAGGCTTCACCAGCAAGATCCATCTGAGCGCCGACGGCCGCTGCCGCCCGCTGTCCCTGATCATCACGCCCGGACAGCGGGCCGACTGCACCCAGTTCGCGCCGGTACTGGAGAAGATCCGGGTTCCCCGCCAGGGGATTGGTCGGCCCCGCAAGAAGCCGGACAGCGTCGCAGCCGACAAGGCATACAGCAACGGGCCCTGCCGTCAGTACCTGCGGCAGCGCGGCATCCGGCACACCATCCCGGAGAAGGCCGACAGCCAGGCCGCCCGCCAGCGCAGAGGATCGCGCGGCGGGCGGCCACCTGGCTTCGACCGGGACCGGTACAAGAAGCGCAACACCGTCGAGCGGGCCATCAACAAGCTGAAGAACCACCGTGCAGTGGCCACTCGTTATGACAAGCGCGGCTACGTGTTCCTCGGTACCGTCGCGGCCGCATCCGTCGCCATCTGGCTTCGTACGTGA
- a CDS encoding anti-sigma regulatory factor, producing MTEQELSITANDGVVLARQLVRSLAQECRLSLVEQTKLVTAASELARNTLIYGGGGTMTAALISERGRRGVRVAFVDHGPGIEDIDLALTDGWTSGNGMGLGLSGSRRLVDDFLLDSAPGQGTTVTITKWAR from the coding sequence GTGACCGAGCAGGAGCTGTCGATCACCGCCAACGACGGTGTCGTACTGGCCCGCCAGCTTGTCCGGTCGCTGGCGCAGGAGTGCCGGCTCTCGCTGGTCGAGCAGACGAAGCTGGTGACGGCGGCGAGCGAACTGGCCCGCAATACCTTGATCTACGGAGGGGGTGGCACCATGACAGCCGCTCTGATCTCCGAGCGGGGCCGGCGCGGCGTGCGCGTCGCCTTCGTGGATCACGGCCCCGGCATCGAGGACATCGATCTGGCCCTGACCGACGGCTGGACCTCCGGCAACGGCATGGGCCTCGGGCTGTCGGGCTCCAGACGGCTGGTCGACGACTTCCTCCTGGACAGCGCCCCTGGGCAGGGAACCACCGTCACGATCACCAAGTGGGCCCGGTGA
- a CDS encoding STAS domain-containing protein: MAGENVTGRLVALLSGGGDDFAANWVAEVSGSLGGRVSRSEVELELRELYTALLAALGHGSMDAHSEAFGEVRALLTELSRNRARQGFTPSETAVSVLALKTVLEPTLAGGDSKDLRGYLQLSRLLDSLSLFTIETYTQAREELISAQAEQLLELSTPVVKLWDGVIGVPLVGTLDSARTMVVMEKMLQALIDTGSEQAIIDITGVPAVDTEVAQHLLKTVVAARLMGAECTISGIRPQIAQTIVALGIDFGDITTKATLADALRHALRRSGTTLSADGKTGLGR; the protein is encoded by the coding sequence GTGGCTGGTGAAAACGTTACGGGGCGTCTGGTGGCCCTGCTGTCCGGTGGTGGCGACGATTTCGCCGCGAACTGGGTGGCGGAGGTGTCCGGCTCCCTGGGTGGGCGTGTCAGCCGTAGCGAGGTCGAACTGGAACTGCGTGAGCTGTATACCGCTCTGCTGGCCGCTCTTGGCCACGGAAGCATGGACGCTCACAGCGAGGCGTTCGGCGAGGTGCGCGCGCTTCTCACCGAGCTGTCACGCAACCGGGCCCGGCAGGGTTTCACCCCGTCGGAGACGGCGGTCAGCGTTCTCGCGCTGAAGACCGTCCTGGAGCCGACGCTCGCCGGCGGTGACAGCAAGGACCTGCGTGGCTACCTCCAGTTGTCCCGTCTCCTGGACAGCCTGAGCCTCTTCACCATCGAGACCTACACGCAGGCGCGCGAGGAGCTGATCAGCGCCCAGGCCGAGCAGCTGCTGGAGCTGTCCACTCCCGTGGTCAAGCTCTGGGACGGGGTGATCGGTGTTCCGCTGGTGGGCACCCTGGACTCGGCGCGCACGATGGTCGTGATGGAGAAGATGCTCCAGGCCCTCATCGACACCGGGTCCGAGCAGGCCATCATCGACATCACCGGTGTCCCGGCCGTGGACACCGAGGTCGCCCAGCACCTGCTGAAGACAGTCGTCGCCGCCCGGCTGATGGGCGCGGAGTGCACCATCTCCGGTATCCGCCCCCAGATCGCGCAGACCATCGTGGCCCTGGGCATCGACTTCGGCGACATCACCACCAAGGCCACCCTCGCCGACGCCCTGCGGCACGCGCTGCGCCGCTCGGGCACCACCCTGTCCGCCGACGGCAAGACCGGGCTCGGCCGATGA
- a CDS encoding tRNA-dependent cyclodipeptide synthase, which yields MSRVHTLSPPPTATDRPPGTAAQDTPGRSGFRVEGLDLRSPRLAERYGTLVLGLSPFNSFYSTQTVTDLCQSAAVSFSDVHVVLPGAPESALRYISAGKAPRHAVQRSKRVIHNMRNVARRALADCGMADTDSRVHVMTRFASHPRYQKSRARIETAYRTQTPMREAVHAMTRTALATSLDSEPTWAQIESNTRYIFAEAPLLLDAAGMLARPSALFVYHRRVPLYDVVAAGQVPGLTVGTGHALSVLTDERNDRGNDDSR from the coding sequence ATGAGCCGAGTCCATACGCTTTCACCGCCCCCCACCGCTACAGACCGACCCCCGGGGACAGCGGCACAAGACACCCCAGGCCGGAGCGGGTTCCGGGTAGAGGGGCTAGACCTCCGCAGCCCCCGCCTGGCCGAGCGGTACGGCACCTTGGTGCTGGGCCTGTCACCGTTCAATTCCTTCTATTCCACCCAGACCGTGACCGACCTGTGCCAAAGCGCCGCCGTGTCCTTCTCCGATGTGCATGTGGTCCTTCCGGGGGCCCCCGAATCGGCGCTGCGCTACATATCCGCCGGCAAGGCGCCGCGGCACGCGGTCCAGCGTTCCAAGCGTGTCATTCACAACATGCGCAACGTCGCACGGCGCGCCCTGGCCGACTGCGGGATGGCCGACACGGACTCCCGGGTGCATGTGATGACCCGTTTCGCCTCCCATCCGCGCTACCAGAAGAGCCGGGCCCGTATCGAGACCGCATACCGCACGCAAACTCCGATGCGGGAAGCGGTGCACGCGATGACCCGCACGGCCCTGGCCACCTCTCTCGACTCCGAGCCCACATGGGCTCAGATCGAGAGCAACACCCGCTACATCTTCGCGGAGGCCCCGCTGCTGCTCGATGCGGCCGGCATGCTCGCGCGGCCCAGCGCCCTGTTCGTCTACCACCGCAGGGTGCCCCTCTATGACGTGGTGGCCGCCGGCCAGGTCCCCGGCCTCACCGTCGGGACCGGCCATGCCCTGTCCGTGCTCACCGATGAGAGGAACGACCGTGGCAACGACGATTCCCGATGA
- a CDS encoding MarR family winged helix-turn-helix transcriptional regulator, giving the protein MGDPPPEGDPGSSPEGSGGGETVRLLADGVDRLMRMFIRTRAQLLDRARDDVDWSVQIVMGALVKNGPMRVKKLAELVQSDPSTVSRHVAQLVRDGFLERRADAEDGRACLLVATGKARRAVADRTRSRDVHFEKMLHAWDDHDRERLAALLVRFIDDFETYKNVLADKDWKGLGPAASREESTA; this is encoded by the coding sequence ATGGGCGATCCGCCCCCGGAAGGGGATCCCGGCTCGTCGCCCGAGGGGTCCGGCGGCGGTGAGACCGTCCGGCTACTCGCCGACGGTGTCGACCGCCTCATGCGGATGTTCATCCGTACGCGCGCGCAGTTGCTGGACCGCGCCCGCGACGACGTCGACTGGTCGGTCCAGATCGTGATGGGCGCCCTCGTCAAGAACGGGCCCATGCGCGTCAAGAAGCTGGCGGAGCTGGTCCAGTCCGATCCCTCCACTGTCAGCCGTCACGTGGCGCAGCTCGTACGTGACGGCTTCCTCGAAAGACGCGCCGACGCCGAGGACGGCCGCGCCTGCCTCCTGGTGGCCACCGGCAAGGCCCGGCGTGCCGTCGCCGACCGGACCCGGTCGCGCGACGTGCACTTCGAGAAAATGCTCCACGCATGGGACGACCACGACCGTGAGCGGCTGGCCGCACTGCTGGTGCGATTCATCGACGACTTCGAAACGTACAAGAACGTGCTCGCCGACAAGGACTGGAAGGGCCTCGGTCCGGCGGCGAGCCGAGAGGAGAGCACCGCATGA
- a CDS encoding GNAT family N-acetyltransferase: MPSHPLDNAIHSALTGAQAHLARRRGNALRYPADMSPFMALPARPDVTDWADAAALAGEGATVTLGDPGVEPPDGWEVLRRIPLLQFTGEGIAAAADEKAVLLGRDDVPEMLALAEATKPGPFLPRTIEMGAYLGIRHEGRLVAMAGERMHIAGWREISAVCTDPQRRGKGLGTRLLLAVAAGIKERGETPFLHVLASNTSAIGLYESLGFRLRLRTALLVLAP, from the coding sequence ATGCCGTCACATCCACTGGACAACGCGATCCACTCGGCGCTGACAGGTGCCCAGGCCCACCTCGCGCGGCGACGGGGGAACGCGCTGCGCTACCCGGCCGACATGTCGCCTTTCATGGCACTCCCGGCCCGTCCTGACGTGACCGACTGGGCCGACGCCGCTGCGCTCGCCGGAGAGGGGGCGACGGTGACGCTCGGCGATCCCGGCGTCGAGCCGCCGGACGGTTGGGAGGTGCTGAGGCGGATCCCCCTGCTCCAGTTCACCGGTGAGGGGATCGCGGCCGCTGCCGACGAGAAGGCGGTGCTCCTCGGCCGGGACGACGTCCCGGAGATGCTGGCGCTGGCGGAGGCCACCAAGCCAGGACCCTTCCTGCCACGGACGATCGAGATGGGTGCCTACCTCGGGATCCGCCATGAGGGTCGCCTGGTGGCCATGGCCGGGGAGCGCATGCACATAGCCGGCTGGAGAGAGATCAGCGCGGTCTGCACCGACCCGCAACGCCGGGGAAAGGGGCTGGGGACACGCCTGTTGCTCGCCGTCGCCGCCGGAATCAAGGAACGCGGCGAGACCCCGTTCCTGCACGTGCTCGCGTCGAACACCTCGGCCATCGGCCTCTACGAGTCCCTCGGGTTCCGGCTCCGCCTTCGCACCGCACTCCTGGTCCTCGCCCCCTGA
- a CDS encoding winged helix-turn-helix transcriptional regulator gives MASILDVLGQRWTLQIVREVSRGEHRFSRIAVGTGVSRNILADRLRQLTGVGVVECRPYSEHPPRHEYHLTPAGLELARMIVELCTWDNRWNAAPGPEGAPPA, from the coding sequence ATGGCGAGCATCCTCGATGTCTTGGGACAGCGGTGGACGCTGCAGATCGTGCGTGAGGTGTCCCGTGGTGAGCACCGATTCAGCCGGATCGCAGTCGGCACGGGAGTGTCGAGGAACATCCTGGCGGACCGGCTGCGCCAGCTCACCGGCGTCGGGGTCGTCGAGTGCCGGCCGTACAGCGAGCACCCTCCGCGCCATGAGTACCACCTCACGCCGGCGGGCCTCGAACTCGCCCGGATGATTGTGGAGTTGTGCACCTGGGACAACCGGTGGAACGCGGCGCCGGGTCCCGAAGGTGCCCCTCCGGCGTGA
- a CDS encoding PaaI family thioesterase, whose product MPRSRTYTWEDPGTTASAVGGTPGLEFMRDVLAGRLPAPPFAATLGTVLEEVEPGRAVFGLTPGEEHYNPLGSVHGGVFATLLDSAAGCAVHTLLPAGMAYTSLDLTVKFLRPVTAASGRIRAVGTVLNSGRRTALAEARLFDAEDRLLAHATSSCMLFPASAPAPDDRNGAASEPSA is encoded by the coding sequence ATGCCCAGATCTCGTACCTACACCTGGGAGGACCCCGGGACGACGGCATCGGCCGTCGGCGGCACCCCGGGCCTGGAGTTCATGCGGGACGTGCTCGCGGGGCGGCTACCGGCGCCACCGTTCGCCGCGACCCTGGGCACCGTCCTGGAGGAGGTGGAGCCCGGTCGGGCCGTCTTCGGTCTGACTCCGGGCGAGGAGCACTACAACCCGCTGGGGAGCGTCCACGGTGGCGTGTTCGCCACCCTCCTGGACTCCGCCGCGGGATGCGCGGTCCACACCCTGCTGCCCGCGGGCATGGCCTACACCTCGCTCGACCTCACGGTGAAGTTCCTGCGCCCGGTGACCGCCGCGAGCGGACGGATCCGGGCCGTGGGCACCGTACTCAACAGTGGGCGGCGGACAGCTCTCGCGGAGGCGCGGCTGTTCGACGCCGAGGACCGGCTCCTCGCCCACGCCACCAGCAGCTGCATGCTCTTCCCCGCGTCAGCACCCGCCCCCGACGACCGGAATGGCGCCGCGTCGGAGCCGTCCGCCTGA